Within Rhododendron vialii isolate Sample 1 chromosome 12a, ASM3025357v1, the genomic segment TACTTTTATAATGTTGTGTGTGGCTTCAATTTCCCATTGGGTCAGTTGGGCCCGTGAGTTGCTCGATAAATGTGTGTGTTCAGCGATATAGTAGAGAGGAGATTGGAGCTTGTAATCCTTATTGATTATAGTGGATTAATGATACGGCCCTACACCCGTGGAGTAGATACACAACCTGTGTATTGAATCAAGTAAATCTCTTGAGTTCTTATGCGCTTGGTTTCTTGCTTTCTTTGTGTTCTTCATTTTATTTGTTCTTGCTTCtagattgattttgtttgataaatacGTCGTGTCTTCTACTTATCGCACAACGTATACCATTACTTATCCTAATTCCCTTTCTCCGATTTGCAGATAGTCATGCCCACACCAGTGACAAGCTCAAAGACAAGCTGCTCGGGGGACTTCTATCTCCAGGCTTCCATGAATCCTCTTGCTTAAGCCGGTACGGATCCATTCTATACCGAAAACTCTCCCCCCACAAGCCCTCTCCCTACCTCATCTCCAAATTACGAAACTACGAATCCCTCCACAAACAGTGCGGAACAAACACCGAATCCTACAACGCAACTCTGAACCACCTCTACCGCCCCAGCCACGACATTTCTGACAATGATACCTGCAAATACGTTGTGCTTCTTTTCTATGGCCACAGCGGCGTAGGAAACAGAATGCTGAGCCTCGTCTCGTCCTTTCTCTTCGCCGTTCTAACAAACAGGTTGTTGCTCATTGATCAAGGCGACGACGTGGCTGCCCTCCTCTGCGAACCGTTTCCTGACACCACTTGGGCCATCCCTTTAGACTTCCCGCTCAGAAACCAATTCGGAAGGTTCGATTCAAATCACCCACATTGTTATGGAAACATGATGAAAAATAAGACCGTGGAGTTGTCAATGGATGACTCCCCTCCACCATTCGTTTTCCTGAATTTGGTTCACGATTACAACGAACATGACAAGCGCTTTTTTTGTGATCGAGATGAGAACATTATGAAGGAGGTGCCGTGGTTGTTAATTAGATCGAATCAGTACTTCATTCCATCTCTGTTTCTTATGCCGTTGTTTGAGAAAGAATTAAGCAAACTGTTTCCGGAGAAAGAAACAGTTTTCCACCACTTGGGTCGGTACCTTGTCCACCCCTCGAATCAAGTATGGGGACTGATTACTCGATACTATGAAACTTATTTGGCTGAATCTGATGAGAGAATCGGAATCCAAATCCGGGATTTCAGCAGCACAGGTCTTCCTTTCCAGAGTTCTAAGGAATTGCCATTTACCTACATGATGGACCGAATACTCAACTGCTCCGCGCAGGAAAATCTGTTGCCAAGAGTGATAACCAATGCCCAGAATTCTGTTTTAAACGCCacaagaaacacaaaaacaaaatccgTTCTAGTTACATCGTTGAGTTCCTGGTACTTTGAGAAGTTGAGAAACATGTACCGGGATAATCCAGCCATTACAGGCGAATCAATTACTGTTTTCCAACCCAGCCATGAAGAATCCCAGCAGAGTAACAACGCCCAACACGATATGAAGGCATTGGCTGAGATTTACCTTCTTAGCTTAATGGATGAGTTGATCACAAGCCCTTGGTCCACTTTTGGGTATGTAGCTCAAGGCCTAGGGGGTTTGAGACCGTGGATTTTGAGCAATCCCCTGAGGGAAATGGATTCTGACTTGCCTTGTCGTCGGGCTACTTCAATGGAACCTTGTTTTCATTATCCTCCCTCTTATGGTTGTGGCGCGAAAACAGGAATAGATACCGGGGCAAGGGAGTATGTGAGGCATTGTGAAGATATTAACTGGGGGATTAAACTGTTTTGATGATCATGAGCTGTAGCTGCACCAACAAAAGTTTTGTTTCGATGTGTTTCATTGGAATAAACTGAGGAAAAGTGGAAGAGATTTAGGATGAATGCTTCATGTTTGTCATGGAAATGAGGATACACCATTTTACAGAAAAATTGGAAGGGTTTTGCGAGTCTGTCGCCATTAGCAATGACTAAGGCTTCAACTGGCGGAAACTAGCTCATCGGTGAAGGCTTGTGCTTGTGATACTACTACTACAAGGGCTGTGGATCGTCCTTTCAAATGCAGGCCAGGGCGAACCGACTTTAAAGAATGTAGCCGCATCGGGCCCCTAGATTTTATCTAACGTTTTTTAGCTCTAAATTTTTTATGCTCTTACTATGCCTACACATGAAATTAATCTGagagcttttttattttttatttttgatcggaGTCTGAGAGCTTGATTACAATTTTTTGCtactaaaaaagagagaacagtGATCCTAAAGTAGTGCAAGTTGAATTAATAAAATGAttatcatgttttttttttgtaattatctTGTTTATTCTTACATCGATTCCCTTTGAAATTAGTCTGGTTGTTTCCAATTTTCTATTTGTTGATTATATAGAGGGGCTTAGTTGAAAATTTTACTTCGGACTTCTTTGAAAACTCAGAACCGGCTCTAATGCCAAGGTATCAACTTGCCTCATCGCAAACAAGTTTCATCAGCAATCCAAATTTGTTCATAATATTTATAATAATTCATTATCATGCTCTAATACgtgaaaaagattttttttctccccttttttaGGAACATGGGAAGTAAAGATTGCCTGTTAGAAATGATGTTTCTTTCACAAGCAGTTGAGGTACTATTTTCAAGTCGCAGTTGACTTCTAGTTTCAGTCAGGTCATTTACTGCGTTAATTCTCATGTATAATGGAACTTATTTGTACAATAAGTCAGTTCACACAGACATTCTGTACACAGATTGTACACAAATTTTGTTGTAACTACAATCTGAGAAAGTGGTAGCTAGAGAATTTTTCAACATCTCAAGCAAACTATTGACGATAGTTCATTATTTACATAACCACAACCGATACAAATTCTCttgttaacaaaaaataatggaaatttattgagatattttattCCTCTACACAACTTGGGTGGATGGATTATCAAGCAGGCAGAAGCTGAACTGTAGAAAGTCCAAAGTTTTACTTTAGAGCAAGTCCAATGTGATGGAAAATGACTACAGAAAGACTACTGGTACAGCAGTACGCACATAGACAACGTGTACAGTGTGTTTTTTGGTCCATCTCgggtcaacaaaaaaaaaaacaaactacgTAATTGAaactgctcattttgttcaatatattttgtttaaggtctccataaaaaatcagcttcattcgACATTGATAAGGGCGTTTATAAAATATCCAAATTTGCTTAAGAAGTtaggctaaattctgaagtgattttggacATTTCGTAAACTCTGATATCGATGTCggatagagctgattttttacaaggatctTAAACAAAATGTATTAAACAAAAAAAGCGACTCTGATTATCTTTTTTGGACTTGAGACAGCCCAAAAACCGTGTTGTACGTGTGCGCGTattgctgtaccagtagcagcTCTCAAATGACTATGGTCATTTGGCCATTTTAACATCAAAAAATTGTTAGGGTGGCGCTAATGCCACGTGGGTATCTTCCACGATATTTTGTTTGTACTCACTATTCTACCCCTCCAAGGAAAGAGCAAAACAGTCTCCACCTTTcgacccaataaaaaaaaagtctccACCTCACCTCACGGCCGATCGGAAAAAAATGTCTTGACCTCAGGCATGtgcttctttctctctcttctgcttCAACTATTGTCCATTAAGAAAAGTGCAacccacttctctctctttgtccCGCCCCCCCTACTGCTTCAACTATTCTCCTCTCTTCCTTtcaccatttttctctcttattGTATTTCTCTCTATCCGCCATGGAGTAATCATAATTCGAGTTCAAATaacaaaattgaaattcaaGTATAGTATTGAAATTCTCAAACTGATCGCCAATCTCAATCCCCTTACTGCTTCAACTATTTTCCTCTCTTCCTTGCACCACTTTTCTCTCTTATTGTATTTCTCTCTATCCGCCATAAAGTAATCATAATTCGAGTTCAAATaacaaaattgaaattcaaGTATAGTATTGAAATTCTCAAACTGGTCGCCAATCTCAATATACTTTTGCAAATCTCCCCCAATTTGGCTCCCTCACAAGATCGCCCAAATTGTTGACGATTTGCCTCCTTCCCCATGACAGCAACAGAGTAAAATTCGAATCAAGCAACACTTCAGTGTCATAATTACAGATTTTCTACATCTTATTGCCTTGAGGATTGAAGAAAcatattttttgggtaagttcATTCATTAGCCAACACATTTACCGTTTGCAGTTGTATATTGCCGTCGATTGGAGTGATAATCTGAATGGGGTGGCAATCCGTGGTAGTTGTTCTGTGCAtaaacgaagagagagagatagcgcATTGAATGTACTCTCTAAGAGCCCGTTCtaaaacaccttcttaaaaaaataagtatttatttcacattttcaaacttaaaaataatgcaaatgaaaaataattttttaattttttttgcaccgtattaaagatctcatgagatctttcaaacaagatccatattgcatatttttaaatttcaataaatcaatcatttttgaacttgaaattacttttttaaaaaataagtatttatttaacATTGCGGAACGAAACCTAACAATGACTTTGACTAAGGGTTAAATGGTCAACGGTCCAGCTAATGGGTGCACTAGAGCACCGCTTAACATGGTAAGTTGTGTACTTTAATTCCTTCAATATTGCCAGGCATCATTAACCTTTCCTCTTTTCTGCCATCTTGGAAATGATGCACCAGACATATTTGAGAGTTGCATTTAGTTGCCAAATTTACCCTCTCCTTCTCAGTGTacttgtttgtctttttttattttcatttgctcagattttattttactccTAATTTCACCACCACGCAATACGGCAAATTtgttttgctctcttttttctattctttttttaattctaatcATAGCCTTCATTTGATTAAATACCAGATTATGGTCTATTTTGGTTAAATAATTCTCtagaattatttttgtcttatttatttttttatttgttagtttcgagttgattttttgtaaattattaatttgtctcaacaatatgaatctaaaaaggaaaaaaaatcagggTCCCCgtcaaaaatcaactcaatttgatacttttttttt encodes:
- the LOC131309413 gene encoding probable fucosyltransferase 8, giving the protein MKHRYFIKHVVSVPVLDMIMNEESIEHAQKLIWVFRHALSGVFLALILRHGFAAKCPFSSSVLEEIMKTKKSTVLLGGRAATEDTSCLLLIAQRIPLLILIPFLRFADSHAHTSDKLKDKLLGGLLSPGFHESSCLSRYGSILYRKLSPHKPSPYLISKLRNYESLHKQCGTNTESYNATLNHLYRPSHDISDNDTCKYVVLLFYGHSGVGNRMLSLVSSFLFAVLTNRLLLIDQGDDVAALLCEPFPDTTWAIPLDFPLRNQFGRFDSNHPHCYGNMMKNKTVELSMDDSPPPFVFLNLVHDYNEHDKRFFCDRDENIMKEVPWLLIRSNQYFIPSLFLMPLFEKELSKLFPEKETVFHHLGRYLVHPSNQVWGLITRYYETYLAESDERIGIQIRDFSSTGLPFQSSKELPFTYMMDRILNCSAQENLLPRVITNAQNSVLNATRNTKTKSVLVTSLSSWYFEKLRNMYRDNPAITGESITVFQPSHEESQQSNNAQHDMKALAEIYLLSLMDELITSPWSTFGYVAQGLGGLRPWILSNPLREMDSDLPCRRATSMEPCFHYPPSYGCGAKTGIDTGAREYVRHCEDINWGIKLF